Proteins from a single region of Thermotoga maritima MSB8:
- a CDS encoding 2,3-bisphosphoglycerate-independent phosphoglycerate mutase, with amino-acid sequence MFDKQEFVSKLVTEEKAKIVLLVMDGLGDIPVNGKTPLQAANTPNLDNLAKESDLGQTIPVLPGITPGSGPGHLSLFGYDPIKYQIGRGILEALGIGVEVGEKDVVARANFATWDGKVVLDRRAGRPATEESAKVVQLLSEKIKKIEDVEITFYPGKEHRFVVKFTGEGLGDKVTDADPQKEGHPMVWAEGLDEPSKKTARIVNELIKKIAEVLKDNPKINFALIRGFSKYPDLPKFPQVYKMKAGAIATYPMYRGLAKLVGMEIIETGQTVADEIKTLKEKWNDYDFFYVHVKKTDSYGEDGKFEEKVKVIEEVDAIIPEIVSLNPDVLVITGDHSTPVPLKAHSWHPVPLLIWSKYTRRGLSQAFNEFECARGTLGTIHASDVMTLALAYAGKLEKFGA; translated from the coding sequence ATGTTCGATAAACAGGAGTTCGTATCGAAACTCGTCACAGAAGAAAAAGCAAAGATTGTTCTCCTCGTAATGGATGGTCTTGGGGACATTCCCGTGAACGGAAAAACACCTCTTCAGGCTGCGAACACTCCGAATCTGGACAATCTGGCAAAAGAAAGTGATCTCGGACAGACGATACCCGTTCTTCCCGGAATCACCCCGGGAAGCGGACCAGGACACCTTTCGCTCTTCGGATACGATCCCATAAAGTACCAGATTGGAAGAGGGATCCTCGAAGCTCTCGGTATAGGTGTTGAAGTGGGAGAAAAAGACGTCGTTGCAAGGGCGAATTTCGCCACCTGGGATGGAAAAGTGGTCCTCGACAGAAGAGCCGGAAGGCCTGCCACAGAAGAATCCGCCAAGGTGGTTCAGCTGCTCTCGGAAAAGATAAAGAAGATCGAAGACGTTGAGATCACTTTTTATCCTGGAAAAGAACACAGGTTCGTCGTGAAATTCACGGGGGAAGGACTCGGAGATAAAGTGACGGACGCAGATCCCCAAAAAGAAGGACATCCCATGGTTTGGGCTGAAGGTCTGGACGAACCTTCGAAAAAGACGGCAAGGATCGTCAACGAACTGATCAAAAAGATAGCGGAAGTCCTGAAAGACAACCCGAAGATAAACTTCGCTCTCATCAGAGGCTTCTCCAAATACCCGGATCTTCCGAAATTCCCTCAAGTTTACAAGATGAAAGCGGGAGCCATAGCAACGTACCCGATGTACAGGGGACTTGCAAAACTCGTGGGAATGGAAATAATAGAAACGGGCCAAACTGTAGCAGATGAGATAAAAACGCTGAAGGAAAAATGGAACGACTACGACTTCTTCTACGTCCACGTGAAGAAAACCGACTCTTACGGTGAAGATGGAAAATTCGAAGAAAAGGTGAAGGTGATAGAAGAAGTCGATGCAATCATTCCAGAGATAGTCTCTCTGAATCCCGACGTTCTTGTGATCACAGGTGATCACTCCACTCCCGTTCCGCTGAAAGCGCACAGCTGGCATCCCGTACCTCTTCTCATCTGGTCCAAATATACAAGAAGAGGTCTCTCTCAGGCTTTCAACGAGTTCGAATGTGCGAGGGGCACACTCGGAACGATCCATGCGAGCGACGTCATGACCCTGGCGCTCGCGTACGCCGGAAAGCTGGAAAAATTCGGAGCATGA
- a CDS encoding ComEC/Rec2 family competence protein, translating into MILVFFSLCLGALIGALFRFPWYMLFLLAAIFWKRNKDISVVIFFTLLSASLYQIGTLPAGNYELVGYAERGRLKQVKVFQEEWKRIHPVRIETSEEGYVYAIGYFDGKAFHPSYLKKVEKPSLKTLKESFSGMANGTVLSVLFGEKNGDIYRSGLGHFFAVSGLHVGIAFSLYTTLLSFLTWRRTYQELTALLLLVPYVIAVGTPSVIRAYLTIFLWVAFKIFGFRTTPLHTTATVGSFMMIVDPTVVFTPSFLLSFFVTLCILESKNIFELTVKAYLSALPFLCLFFGGTNMSALVLSIPVSLLMIPVTWLAHLSFLLFLLGLKTSALIAAKITNIVSLPLNGFIKLANLLPEVPLPQYLYFILIFFPLLFLSPDIRDIFRKISGRAIL; encoded by the coding sequence ATGATACTCGTTTTCTTCTCCCTGTGTCTTGGGGCGCTGATCGGCGCCCTTTTTCGTTTTCCGTGGTACATGCTTTTTCTACTGGCAGCTATTTTCTGGAAAAGAAACAAAGATATCTCTGTGGTGATATTTTTCACTCTTCTGAGCGCTTCCCTCTACCAGATTGGAACCCTTCCCGCTGGAAACTACGAACTGGTAGGATATGCGGAAAGGGGAAGGTTGAAACAGGTGAAAGTGTTTCAAGAAGAGTGGAAGAGGATACACCCTGTGAGAATAGAAACCTCAGAAGAGGGATACGTCTACGCAATCGGATACTTCGATGGAAAGGCCTTTCATCCTTCGTACTTAAAAAAAGTCGAAAAGCCTTCCCTCAAGACCCTGAAAGAGTCTTTCTCCGGAATGGCGAACGGAACAGTTCTTTCCGTACTTTTCGGAGAGAAAAACGGAGATATTTACAGAAGTGGTCTGGGACACTTCTTTGCAGTTTCAGGACTGCACGTGGGAATAGCTTTCTCACTCTACACAACGCTGTTGTCTTTCCTGACATGGAGAAGAACTTACCAGGAACTTACCGCGCTTTTGTTACTTGTTCCCTACGTGATCGCAGTGGGCACGCCTTCTGTGATCAGGGCTTACCTGACTATTTTTCTCTGGGTCGCGTTCAAAATCTTCGGTTTCAGGACGACTCCCCTTCATACAACGGCAACGGTGGGATCCTTTATGATGATCGTGGATCCCACCGTTGTTTTCACTCCCTCTTTCCTGTTGTCCTTCTTTGTCACCCTTTGCATACTGGAGTCAAAAAACATTTTCGAATTGACAGTGAAGGCTTATCTGTCGGCTCTACCGTTTCTCTGCCTTTTCTTTGGAGGAACCAATATGTCGGCTCTGGTTCTCTCCATTCCTGTATCCCTTCTCATGATACCAGTAACGTGGCTCGCTCACCTTTCGTTTCTTCTTTTCCTCCTGGGTCTCAAAACATCCGCTCTGATCGCAGCAAAGATAACGAACATCGTATCGCTTCCTCTGAACGGGTTCATAAAACTGGCGAATCTGCTCCCTGAAGTTCCTCTTCCACAGTATCTTTACTTCATTTTGATCTTTTTTCCTCTTCTTTTTCTTTCGCCTGACATTCGGGACATATTCCGTAAAATTTCAGGTCGTGCCATTTTATAA
- a CDS encoding Fur family transcriptional regulator, which produces MYEELRNELKKRKYRITAQREMILKIFLESRGRHLGVEEVYRELLNRNVRISKATVYRSVELLVELGFLRKLNFGEGLYRYELADRSNRESHQHVICQKCGRIVEINSEQVNKIISDISKKTGYVIKWHDLKFYGICPECQAKEKEEEKRSK; this is translated from the coding sequence ATGTACGAAGAACTTCGAAACGAATTGAAGAAGAGAAAATACAGAATCACGGCACAGAGGGAAATGATTCTCAAGATCTTCCTGGAGTCTCGAGGAAGGCATCTGGGAGTAGAAGAGGTTTATCGGGAACTTCTGAACAGGAACGTTCGAATAAGCAAAGCCACGGTTTATAGGTCGGTGGAACTTCTTGTGGAGCTTGGATTTTTGAGAAAGCTGAACTTCGGAGAAGGGCTTTACAGGTACGAGCTGGCCGATCGATCTAACAGGGAATCGCATCAGCACGTGATTTGCCAGAAATGCGGGAGGATCGTGGAGATAAACTCGGAACAGGTGAATAAGATAATATCAGACATCTCTAAAAAAACGGGTTACGTTATAAAATGGCACGACCTGAAATTTTACGGAATATGTCCCGAATGTCAGGCGAAAGAAAAAGAAGAGGAAAAAAGATCAAAATGA
- the nusA gene encoding transcription termination factor NusA produces the protein MNIGLLEALDQLEEEKGISKEEVIPILEKALVSAYRKNFGNSKNVEVVIDRNTGNIKVYQLLEVVEEVEDPATQISLEEAKKIDPLAEVGSIVKKELNVKNFGRIAAQTAKQVLIQRIRELEKEKQFEKYSELKGTVTTAEVIRVMGEWADIRIGKLETRLPKKEWIPGEEIKAGDLVKVYIIDVVKTTKGPKILVSRRVPEFVIGLMKLEIPEVENGIVEIKAIAREPGVRTKVAVASNDPNVDPIGACIGEGGSRIAAILKELKGEKLDVLKWSDDPKQLIANALAPATVIEVEILDKENKAARVLVPPTQLSLAIGKGGQNARLAAKLTGWKIDIKPIMNL, from the coding sequence ATGAACATAGGCTTGCTGGAAGCCCTCGACCAGCTGGAGGAAGAAAAAGGAATTTCCAAAGAAGAGGTCATTCCTATCCTTGAAAAAGCACTGGTGAGCGCTTACAGGAAGAACTTTGGAAATTCCAAGAACGTGGAGGTTGTTATAGATAGGAACACGGGAAACATAAAAGTGTATCAGCTCCTCGAAGTTGTGGAAGAAGTGGAAGATCCAGCAACACAGATATCTCTCGAGGAGGCGAAAAAGATCGACCCCCTCGCGGAAGTTGGGTCTATTGTGAAGAAGGAACTGAACGTTAAGAATTTTGGAAGAATAGCCGCGCAGACGGCGAAGCAGGTTCTCATTCAGAGAATCAGAGAACTCGAGAAGGAGAAACAGTTCGAGAAGTATTCCGAACTCAAAGGAACGGTTACAACCGCTGAAGTCATAAGAGTCATGGGCGAGTGGGCAGACATCAGAATAGGAAAGCTCGAGACAAGGCTTCCAAAGAAAGAGTGGATCCCCGGTGAGGAAATCAAAGCCGGTGATCTGGTGAAGGTCTACATCATCGATGTGGTTAAAACAACCAAGGGGCCGAAGATACTCGTGAGCAGGAGAGTACCGGAGTTCGTAATTGGCCTGATGAAACTCGAAATTCCGGAAGTGGAGAATGGAATCGTGGAAATAAAGGCTATCGCCAGAGAACCCGGTGTTCGAACAAAGGTGGCAGTTGCATCGAACGATCCGAACGTGGATCCCATAGGTGCCTGCATCGGTGAAGGAGGATCGAGGATAGCCGCCATACTGAAGGAGCTCAAGGGTGAAAAACTCGACGTTCTGAAGTGGTCGGACGATCCCAAACAGCTCATAGCGAACGCCCTTGCGCCGGCTACCGTCATAGAAGTGGAGATACTCGACAAAGAGAACAAGGCCGCACGCGTTCTAGTTCCTCCGACACAGCTTTCCCTCGCCATAGGAAAAGGAGGGCAGAACGCGAGACTCGCTGCAAAGCTCACAGGATGGAAAATAGACATAAAACCGATCATGAACCTGTGA
- the rimP gene encoding ribosome maturation factor RimP, which translates to MFEEMILEKVRKEAERIAEEQGLEIFDVQYRRESRGWVLRIIIDNPVGYVSVRDCELFSREMERFLDREDFIEHSYTLEVSSPGLDRPLRGPRDYVRFTGKLAKIVTKDGKTFIGRIESFVDGTITISDEKRKYEINIDDVKRANLEVEF; encoded by the coding sequence ATGTTTGAAGAAATGATCCTCGAGAAGGTAAGAAAAGAAGCGGAAAGGATAGCAGAAGAGCAAGGGCTGGAAATATTCGATGTTCAATACAGACGTGAGAGCAGAGGATGGGTCCTCAGAATCATCATAGACAATCCCGTGGGTTATGTGAGTGTGAGGGACTGTGAGCTCTTTTCGAGGGAGATGGAACGATTCCTCGATCGTGAAGACTTCATAGAACACTCCTACACACTCGAAGTCTCTTCGCCGGGACTCGACAGACCGTTGAGGGGTCCGAGAGATTACGTTCGTTTCACCGGAAAGCTCGCAAAAATAGTAACAAAGGATGGAAAGACCTTCATAGGAAGAATCGAATCCTTTGTCGACGGAACGATCACGATCTCGGACGAGAAGAGGAAATACGAAATAAACATCGATGATGTGAAGAGAGCGAATCTGGAAGTGGAATTTTAA
- a CDS encoding argininosuccinate synthase, producing MKEKVVLAYSGGLDTSVILKWLCEKGFDVIAYVANVGQKDDFVAIKEKALKTGASKVYVEDLRREFVTDYIFTALLGNAMYEGRYLLGTAIARPLIAKRQVEIAEKEGAQYVAHGATGKGNDQVRFELTYAALNPNLKVISPWKDPEFLAKFKGRTDLINYAMEKGIPIKVSKKRPYSEDENLMHISHEAGKLEDPAHIPDEDVFTWTVSPKDAPDEETLLEIHFENGIPVKVVNLKDGTEKTDPLELFEYLNEVGAKNGVGRLDMVENRFIGIKSRGVYETPGATILWIAHRDLEGITMDKEVMHLRDMLAPKFAELIYNGFWFSPEMEFLLAAFRKAQENVTGKVTVSIYKGNVMPVARYSPYSLYNPELSSMDVEGGFDATDSKGFINIHALRLKVHQLVKKGYQR from the coding sequence ATGAAAGAGAAAGTCGTTCTTGCATACAGTGGTGGTCTCGATACTTCCGTCATTTTGAAGTGGCTCTGCGAAAAGGGCTTCGACGTGATAGCTTACGTTGCAAACGTTGGACAGAAGGACGATTTCGTTGCAATAAAAGAAAAGGCCTTGAAAACAGGCGCTTCAAAAGTCTACGTGGAAGACCTCAGAAGGGAATTCGTCACAGATTACATATTCACCGCACTCCTTGGAAACGCCATGTACGAAGGAAGGTACCTTCTTGGAACCGCTATCGCAAGACCTCTCATAGCCAAAAGACAGGTGGAGATAGCCGAGAAAGAAGGAGCACAGTACGTTGCGCACGGTGCGACCGGGAAAGGAAACGACCAGGTGAGGTTCGAGCTCACCTACGCCGCTTTGAATCCAAATCTCAAAGTTATCTCACCCTGGAAAGACCCTGAATTTCTCGCCAAATTCAAGGGCAGAACAGATCTCATAAACTACGCCATGGAGAAAGGGATTCCAATCAAAGTCTCCAAAAAAAGACCCTACAGCGAAGACGAAAACCTCATGCACATTTCCCACGAAGCGGGCAAACTGGAGGATCCCGCACACATACCTGACGAAGACGTGTTCACATGGACAGTCTCCCCAAAGGACGCTCCGGATGAAGAAACCTTGCTCGAGATCCATTTCGAAAACGGCATTCCGGTGAAAGTTGTGAACCTCAAAGATGGAACAGAAAAGACAGATCCCCTCGAACTCTTCGAATATCTGAACGAAGTAGGTGCGAAAAATGGAGTGGGAAGACTCGACATGGTCGAAAACAGATTCATAGGTATAAAATCAAGAGGGGTGTACGAAACTCCGGGCGCGACGATCCTGTGGATCGCACACAGAGATCTCGAAGGAATCACCATGGACAAAGAAGTCATGCACCTGAGAGACATGCTCGCTCCGAAGTTCGCGGAGCTCATATACAACGGTTTCTGGTTTTCTCCAGAAATGGAGTTCCTCCTCGCAGCGTTCAGAAAAGCACAGGAGAACGTGACCGGAAAGGTGACGGTATCCATATACAAAGGAAACGTCATGCCCGTTGCGAGGTATTCACCGTATTCACTGTACAATCCGGAACTTTCGAGCATGGACGTCGAAGGAGGATTCGATGCCACTGACTCGAAGGGCTTCATCAACATTCACGCCCTGAGGTTGAAGGTCCACCAGCTCGTGAAAAAGGGGTATCAGAGATGA
- the argC gene encoding N-acetyl-gamma-glutamyl-phosphate reductase, giving the protein MIRAGIIGATGYTGLELVRLLKNHPEAKITYLSSRTYAGKKLEEIFPSTLENSILSEFDPEKVSKNCDVLFTALPAGASYDLVRELKGVKIIDLGADFRFDDPGVYREWYGKELSGYENIKRVYGLPELHREEIKNAQVVGNPGCYPTSVILALAPALKHNLVDPETILVDAKSGVSGAGRKEKVDYLFSEVNESLRPYNVAKHRHVPEMEQELGKISGKKVNVVFTPHLVPMTRGILSTIYVKTDKSLEEIHEAYLEFYKNEPFVHVLPMGIYPSTKWCYGSNHVFIGMQMEERTNTLILMSAIDNLVKGASGQAVQNMNIMFGLDETKGLEFTPIYP; this is encoded by the coding sequence TTGATCAGAGCTGGAATAATAGGTGCGACAGGTTACACAGGACTGGAGCTCGTCAGACTTTTGAAAAACCACCCCGAAGCGAAGATAACCTATCTGTCCTCGAGGACCTACGCCGGAAAGAAACTTGAAGAAATCTTCCCTTCGACACTGGAGAACAGTATTCTCAGCGAGTTCGATCCAGAGAAGGTCTCAAAAAACTGCGATGTTCTTTTCACGGCGCTTCCAGCCGGTGCGAGTTACGATCTCGTCAGGGAGCTCAAAGGTGTGAAGATAATAGATCTTGGCGCGGATTTTCGTTTCGACGACCCGGGAGTGTACAGAGAGTGGTACGGAAAAGAGTTGTCGGGATACGAGAACATAAAAAGAGTTTACGGACTTCCAGAACTCCATCGTGAGGAGATAAAGAATGCTCAGGTGGTGGGAAATCCCGGATGTTATCCAACGAGCGTCATCCTCGCTCTCGCTCCCGCACTGAAACACAATCTTGTGGATCCGGAAACGATACTGGTCGACGCGAAATCTGGAGTTTCCGGGGCGGGAAGAAAAGAGAAGGTAGATTATCTCTTCTCCGAGGTGAACGAAAGTCTCAGACCGTACAACGTGGCAAAACACAGACACGTTCCTGAAATGGAGCAGGAACTCGGGAAGATCTCGGGGAAGAAAGTGAACGTGGTGTTCACACCTCATCTCGTTCCTATGACGCGTGGAATCCTCTCGACGATATACGTAAAAACAGACAAATCCCTCGAAGAGATACACGAAGCGTACCTCGAATTCTACAAGAATGAACCGTTCGTTCATGTTCTTCCCATGGGAATTTATCCTTCGACGAAGTGGTGCTATGGATCCAACCACGTCTTCATCGGTATGCAGATGGAAGAAAGAACAAACACGCTCATACTGATGAGCGCAATAGACAACCTCGTGAAGGGGGCGTCGGGACAGGCAGTTCAGAACATGAACATCATGTTCGGTCTGGACGAGACGAAGGGACTCGAATTCACTCCAATATATCCGTGA
- the argJ gene encoding bifunctional glutamate N-acetyltransferase/amino-acid acetyltransferase ArgJ, with translation MFTPRGFKFAGVHCKIKRKRKDLGIIFSEVPCVAAGVFTTNVVKAAPVIYDMEILKKNPNGIKAVVVNSGVANACTGEQGMINARRMAEKTAEELGVPVESVLVSSTGVIGVQLPMDKVENGIEEAARVLSNDPLPFAEAIMTTDTKVKMHSTKVMIDGKEITVLGIAKGSGMIHPNMATMLSFITTDAKISEEALKKLLKLSVDDSYNMIDVDGDTSTNDMVIVLANGLAGNTTIQPETDGFWKLYEAVHEVNQVLAEKIVEDGEGATKVMEVHVINAPDIKSARLIARSIVSSNLVKTAIYGEDANWGRVIAAAGYSGATFDPEKLDLFFESEAGRIKVAENGQGVSFDEEEAKKILSEKKIRIILDMKQGKETAKAWGCDLTEKYVEINGRYRT, from the coding sequence GTGTTCACTCCCAGGGGTTTCAAGTTCGCAGGAGTACACTGCAAGATAAAGAGAAAAAGAAAAGACCTAGGAATCATTTTCTCTGAAGTTCCGTGCGTTGCCGCGGGAGTCTTCACCACCAACGTTGTCAAAGCAGCACCGGTGATTTACGACATGGAGATCCTGAAAAAGAATCCAAACGGTATCAAAGCGGTCGTTGTGAACAGCGGTGTGGCCAACGCATGTACCGGTGAACAGGGAATGATCAACGCAAGGAGGATGGCAGAAAAAACGGCTGAAGAGCTCGGTGTTCCCGTTGAAAGTGTCCTCGTTTCCTCCACAGGGGTAATAGGGGTTCAGCTTCCCATGGATAAGGTGGAAAACGGCATAGAAGAAGCGGCGAGGGTGCTTTCAAACGATCCTCTTCCGTTTGCCGAGGCGATCATGACAACCGACACAAAGGTGAAGATGCACAGCACCAAGGTGATGATCGATGGAAAAGAAATCACCGTTCTGGGAATCGCCAAGGGATCCGGCATGATCCACCCCAACATGGCAACCATGCTCTCGTTCATAACGACAGACGCAAAAATTTCTGAAGAAGCCCTGAAAAAACTCTTAAAGCTCTCAGTCGATGATTCCTACAACATGATAGACGTCGATGGAGACACGAGCACGAACGACATGGTGATCGTTCTCGCAAACGGTCTTGCGGGCAACACAACGATCCAGCCCGAAACGGATGGTTTCTGGAAACTCTACGAAGCCGTTCACGAGGTGAATCAGGTTCTCGCGGAGAAGATAGTGGAAGACGGTGAGGGAGCAACGAAAGTCATGGAAGTCCATGTAATCAACGCCCCCGATATAAAGTCAGCGAGACTGATCGCCAGATCGATCGTTTCCTCAAACCTTGTGAAGACAGCCATATATGGGGAGGACGCGAACTGGGGAAGGGTCATCGCCGCGGCGGGGTACTCCGGTGCAACCTTTGATCCTGAGAAACTCGACCTGTTCTTCGAAAGCGAGGCGGGAAGGATAAAGGTGGCGGAAAACGGGCAGGGAGTATCTTTCGACGAGGAAGAAGCGAAGAAGATTCTCAGCGAAAAGAAGATAAGAATAATCCTCGACATGAAACAGGGAAAAGAGACCGCAAAAGCGTGGGGATGTGATCTCACGGAGAAGTACGTTGAGATAAACGGGAGGTACAGAACATGA
- the argB gene encoding acetylglutamate kinase — MRIDTVNVLLEALPYIKEFYGKTFVIKFGGSAMKQENAKKAFIQDIILLKYTGIKPIIVHGGGPAISQMMKDLGIEPVFKNGHRVTDEKTMEIVEMVLVGKINKEIVMNLNLHGGRAVGICGKDSKLIVAEKETKHGDIGYVGKVKKVNPEILHALIENDYIPVIAPVGIGEDGHSYNINADTAAAEIAKSLMAEKLILLTDVDGVLKDGKLISTLTPDEAEELIRDGTVTGGMIPKVECAVSAVRGGVGAVHIINGGLEHAILLEIFSRKGIGTMIKELEG, encoded by the coding sequence ATGAGGATCGACACGGTCAACGTTCTCCTCGAAGCCCTTCCATACATAAAGGAATTCTATGGGAAAACCTTCGTCATAAAGTTCGGCGGCAGTGCGATGAAGCAGGAGAACGCAAAGAAAGCCTTCATCCAGGATATAATTCTCCTGAAGTACACTGGAATAAAACCGATCATCGTTCACGGTGGAGGGCCTGCCATCTCCCAGATGATGAAGGACCTCGGTATAGAACCTGTTTTCAAGAACGGGCACAGGGTGACCGACGAGAAAACCATGGAGATCGTTGAGATGGTCCTCGTTGGAAAGATCAACAAAGAAATCGTGATGAACCTGAACCTGCACGGTGGACGGGCCGTTGGAATCTGCGGAAAAGATTCAAAACTCATAGTGGCAGAAAAGGAGACGAAACACGGAGACATAGGTTACGTTGGAAAAGTGAAGAAGGTCAATCCAGAAATTCTTCATGCACTGATAGAAAACGATTATATCCCGGTGATTGCCCCTGTGGGAATAGGAGAAGACGGTCACTCCTACAACATAAACGCCGATACCGCAGCTGCAGAGATAGCGAAAAGCCTGATGGCAGAGAAGCTCATCCTCCTCACGGACGTGGACGGTGTTCTGAAGGATGGCAAACTCATCTCCACTTTGACACCGGACGAGGCAGAGGAACTGATCAGAGACGGCACAGTGACGGGGGGAATGATTCCGAAGGTTGAATGCGCCGTGTCTGCAGTGAGGGGGGGAGTGGGAGCCGTTCACATCATAAACGGGGGATTGGAACACGCGATCCTGCTGGAGATATTCAGCAGGAAGGGTATCGGAACCATGATAAAAGAACTGGAGGGGTAA
- a CDS encoding acetylornithine transaminase has protein sequence MYLMNTYSRFPATFVYGKGSWIYDEKGNAYLDFTSGIAVNVLGHSHPRLVEAIKDQAEKLIHCSNLFWNRPQMELAELLSKNTFGGKVFFANTGTEANEAAIKIARKYGKKKSEKKYRILSAHNSFHGRTLGSLTATGQPKYQKPFEPLVPGFEYFEFNNVEDLRRKMSEDVCAVFLEPIQGESGIVPATKEFLEEARKLCDEYDALLVFDEVQCGMGRTGKLFAYQKYGVVPDVLTTAKGLGGGVPIGAVIVNERANVLEPGDHGTTFGGNPLACRAGVTVIKELTKEGFLEEVEEKGNYLMKKLQEMKEEYDVVADVRGMGLMIGIQFREEVSNREVATKCFENKLLVVPAGNNTIRFLPPLTVEYGEIDLAVETLKKVLQGI, from the coding sequence ATGTATCTGATGAACACTTACAGCAGGTTTCCAGCAACGTTTGTCTACGGTAAAGGCTCCTGGATCTACGACGAAAAAGGAAACGCGTATCTCGATTTCACTTCAGGAATAGCGGTGAACGTCCTCGGACACTCTCATCCTCGACTGGTGGAGGCCATAAAGGATCAGGCAGAGAAGCTCATTCACTGTTCAAATCTTTTCTGGAACCGACCGCAGATGGAACTGGCAGAGCTTCTGTCGAAGAACACGTTCGGTGGCAAGGTTTTCTTCGCGAACACGGGAACCGAAGCGAACGAAGCCGCCATAAAGATAGCGAGAAAATACGGAAAGAAAAAGAGCGAAAAAAAATACAGAATCCTCTCCGCCCACAATTCTTTCCACGGAAGAACTCTGGGCTCCCTCACAGCGACGGGACAGCCGAAATATCAGAAACCTTTCGAACCACTCGTTCCCGGTTTTGAATACTTCGAGTTCAACAACGTAGAAGATCTGAGAAGAAAGATGTCAGAAGACGTGTGTGCTGTGTTCCTCGAACCGATTCAGGGAGAAAGCGGAATAGTACCAGCCACCAAAGAATTCCTTGAAGAGGCTAGAAAACTATGCGACGAGTACGATGCACTTCTTGTGTTCGATGAGGTTCAGTGTGGAATGGGAAGGACAGGAAAACTCTTCGCGTATCAAAAGTACGGAGTCGTTCCGGACGTTCTCACAACCGCCAAGGGACTCGGTGGGGGAGTCCCCATTGGAGCTGTCATCGTGAACGAAAGAGCAAATGTTCTGGAGCCGGGAGATCACGGCACCACGTTCGGAGGAAACCCGCTCGCCTGCAGGGCCGGGGTGACCGTGATCAAAGAGTTGACGAAGGAAGGCTTCCTCGAAGAAGTGGAAGAGAAGGGAAACTACCTCATGAAAAAGCTCCAGGAAATGAAAGAAGAATACGACGTGGTAGCCGACGTGAGGGGAATGGGACTCATGATAGGGATTCAGTTTAGAGAGGAAGTGAGCAACAGAGAGGTCGCCACGAAATGCTTTGAAAATAAACTGCTCGTCGTTCCAGCAGGTAACAACACAATCAGATTCTTACCACCGCTCACGGTAGAGTACGGAGAGATCGATCTGGCAGTTGAAACGCTCAAAAAAGTCCTGCAAGGAATTTAA